A genomic segment from Oncorhynchus clarkii lewisi isolate Uvic-CL-2024 chromosome 12, UVic_Ocla_1.0, whole genome shotgun sequence encodes:
- the LOC139423252 gene encoding small ribosomal subunit protein uS3-like: MAVQISKKRKFVADGIFKAELNEFLTRELAEDGYSGVEVRVTPTRTEIIILATRTQNVLGEKGRRIRELTAVVQKRFGFPEGSVELYAEKVATRGLCAIAQAESLRYKLLGGLAVRRACYGVLRFIMESGSKGCEVVVSGKLRGQRAKSMKFVDGLMIHSGDPVNYYVDTAVRHVLLRQGVLGIKVKIMLPWDPSGKIGPKKPLPDHVSIVEPKDEQVPSTPISEQKGAKPEAAAVAPATPVPTA; this comes from the exons ATGGCAGTGCAAATATCTAAGAAGAGGAAG TTTGTCGCTGATGGCATCTTCAAAGCTGAACTGAACGAGTTCCTCACCAGAGAGCTCGCTGAGGATGGCTACTCCGGTGTGGAGGTTCGTGTCACCCCAACCAGGACTGAAATCATCATCCTGGCTaccag GACACAAAACGTTCTTGGTGAGAAGGGGCGTCGTATCCGTGAGCTGACTGCAGTGGTGCAGAAGAGGTTTGGCTTCCCAGAGGGCAGTGTTGAG CTGTATGCTGAGAAGGTTGCTACTCGTGGTCTGTGCGCCATCGCCCAGGCAGAGTCCCTGCGCTACAAGCTTCTTGGGGGTCTGGCTGTCCGCAG AGCCTGCTATGGTGTCCTGCGCTTCATCATGGAGAGCGGATCCAAGGGTTGCGAGGTGGTGGTCTCTGGAAAGCTCAGGGGTCAGAGGGCCAAATCTATGAAGTTCGTGGATGGCCTCATGATCCACAGCGGAGACCCCGTTAACTACTACGTCGACACTGCTGTCCGCCATGTGCTGCTCCGTCAAG GTGTGCTGGGGATCAAGGTGAAGATCATGCTGCCCTGGGATCCCAGCGGTAAGATCGGCCCCAAGAAGCCTCTCCCCGACCACGTGAGCATCGTGGAACCCAAGGACGAGCAGGTCCCTTCAACTCCCATCTCAGAGCAGAAGGGAGCCAAGCCGGAGGCCGCTGCCGTCGCACCTGCGACACCCGTCCCTACAGCATAA